DNA from Hippoglossus hippoglossus isolate fHipHip1 chromosome 1, fHipHip1.pri, whole genome shotgun sequence:
CACCAATCTAGAAGTGATTCAGGAAGATCTATGGCACCACCTAGAGGTCACATTTGGAATGATCAGAATATATTGAGTGCCACAGATATATTTACGAGACAAAACAGTTGCATTTTTCCCCCAGTGCTTTAATAAAGATGTAACAGGAATTATTCATGACAAGGAAAATAATCTGAAAGTTTTCTGAAAAAGGAACAATACTATTATTTCAGTGCTTAAGACTATGTGGTCGCCCCAAcaactgtaaatacaaagaTAAGAGTTGCAACAAaggttttttcccccaacaAGTTCAGAAACTTTGCCGAGTTTAATAGATTAGACTGGACGCCATGAGATACTGCTTCACAGGGACACCTCATCTGAAGGCAAGTGCTACAAATCAGCAAGGACACTTTCACGTTTACTGCTTGGAGAAGAACTCTTTGCTCTTGTCGACATCAGGGATGATGGTGTCACTACCAGGTTTCCAGCCAGCAGGGCAAActgaagagggagaagggaCAAAGTGCAAAATAAGGCGTCAATGGCAAACAATAAAAGTTGCAAACCCAGAGGACAAAGTACATGTGTTAATACCCAGGAGGGTAAACTAACAACGCAAGCCCTCATGTACACAGAGTAACTTAATTCAGTTGTGCTTCTGGCTGTGTGTTTAGGTGCCACGGTGACTGAGCTTGGCAACACCCATAGACAGGACAATATAGGTAGAACCTTGCTGAGAAGACAAAGGGATGGACAAATTGTGACAAAACAAGGATTGTTTGGGTCCAAAATGCTGGTGCGACGTCTAACAGCCGAGAATttagtataaaaaaataaaacaattttaacTTAAAACGTTTTCCCACTAAATATCAACATGCTAGATGTGAAATGTGCAGTGCAAGACATCTAAAGTTGAAAATATCAATTCATTTTCCTCACCCTCTCCGTGTTTGTCAGTGTGCTGGAAGGCCTGGACCAGGCGCAGAGTTTCGTCCACAGAGCGTCCCACAGGCAAGTCGTTGATGGTGATCTGCCTCAAGGTGCCCTTGTCGTCAATCACAAACAGACCCCTGAGAAGCACGAACTGAGGTTAAAATACTGCACAAAATTATAACATCTCCACACTTTCAGTGCTTACTTAGTCATTATAGTAATCATAGGGCAGAGGAAATACATGTTACCATGCCCACACTAGACAGAGACTACTGGGCTGTTGCGGTATTTAAATGACAAGTGGTCTGACCTATATGCGATGCCATCATCCTCCTTCAGCACACCGTAGTCTCTGGAGATTGACTTGGTGAGATCTGCCACAAGAGGAATCTTCATCTTACCCAGACCTCCCTGCTTCCTTGGAGTGTTGATCCTGTATGACAAATTAAAGTCCAATTAGAAAAGCAACAATCCATTGTAGGTAAATATGGTGCAGCAGCACTAACAGCACATAAAACGCATGTGTACTTATAAAGTATTCTACTTAAAGTACAATCCAGAAAAAATCTAACCAAAGAACAGAACTCCTGCTGCTTAAATTGTATTTAGAATACATGAAACCAATGAGTAAAGATGGTTCCTTCAAACCTTGACATATTAAGTCAAACAGACAGAGCGTGGCCCAAGTGAGTGAAATTTCCACaaacaatttcaaattaaataaatcgAAACTCGAAAACAATACACTGCATTAAGATTTGTGAATGTTGTGCAGTTCCTGCCCCAAATGTCCTTACTCCTCACATGAAGAGCAGTTTAATTCAGAACTTATCAAGACTACGCAGAGAAGCTGAGTGACAGGAGATAAACAATTAACTAGGATCCTGCTTCAGATCTGCCAACAATCTTCAGGGTTAACGGTGTATTGTGAAAACTGTCAACTATGGATGCCCTCCCGAGTCATTTGATAATCTGATGATATCTACAAAGTACTGATCaaatacaccccccccccccatccataTTAAAGATACTAGTGCACACTACCCCTAAAGGACACCTTCATAAAAAGTTGAAAATGCCAAAGCTAAAGTCAAGTTTTAACCACAGCTGGATTTACTGGAGTCCTTGTGCTATTTTCTTAGGTTGCAACAGCTTTCCCGGTGTCAGTGTTTAGAATATTTGTGTGCATTGTTTTGAGTTGGTGGAGACAGGATTTGGAGGAACGatacaaatgttaaaatgtatcaaaacaaaagtatttAACAAGCAGTTCCAGTGCAATGAAATCACCTGCTGACACATGTCAGAGGGAATGTTATTATTTCCTAAGTGTTGGCTCAGGACCACTGAGGTAGTCATGTTCCCACAGCATACAATCTCACTAATCCCACTAATTACAGTTGAACTCAAGTCGAGATTTCCTTCCAGCTAGTGAGAATCCTCACCATGCCAAGTGACTGAAGTGAGAGTCTACGGAGCAGCCGATAACCTCGCAGCCGATATTGCGGAACTCTTCTGCCCTGTCGCTGAAAGCCACAATCTCAGTGGGGCACACAAAGGTGAAGTCCAAGgggtagaagaagaagacaacaTACTTCCCTAAAGAGcaccagggggaaaaaaacaaggaaagtATTAAGTTTGATGCAACCACATAGGAGAaggctgaaaaataaatgttaataatctGAAACCAAGTGGGTCAGAGTAGGTCTAAAATTCATATGGTTAAATTGAAGAGCTTTTACTCATCACAAATGATAAACAGGGTGTCTAATGCTAAAAACAGGTTAAGTTACAGACTTTAAGACCTTTTTAGTGCCACTTGATATTAAATTTAGGACTAAACTTGGTTAAGACCCCACCACCTTGATCCCCATTGTCCCATGTTTGAAAGATTTGACACAGAGTGGTTTGCTTCATTAGCACTTCCAGACCCTGGCACCATAGAACTAGTCATTTACAAGCCACTAACCATTAAACTTCCCCATTTTCATGACTAGAAAAGCATTAATTTAATGCATGAACCAGCAACAGACTTAACGCCACATGACGCATACCGGAACTAAGTGTGGAGACATATTTGCTGTGACTTTTGGTGGCAAGGTTCCCATATGATCTGAATTGAAAATCGTTTGCTATACATAAACAGATataatcatacacacacacgcagggaaTTCAGACCTTTCAaacttgtttcttcttctattaTGTTGCAGCTCTGTGCTCATTTTAAGTGTATTATTTTCCTTCATCAACATACGTGGAGCAGTTCATCTGATAACCAGAAGGgcggtggttcgatccctaaCTCCTGCAGAAGTACCCGTGGACAAGATTTCTGATGCTAAAATTGTCCCAGACTGCTGTGCAGTcagtgaatggtgtgtgataaataaaatcaaatatagtTGCACAGTGTGAAAGTGGCTTGTAGTGTAAAGTTCTTTCAATTTTTTCCTGATAAAGTTGGAAAAGCGCTCTATAAATACGGTCCCATGTTGCCCACTTCTCTCCAGTCTGCAGTGTGCGTCTGCTCTTCTCTGACACTCTTTactaatatcacatttatttagtaatTTATCAATGGTGTCAGATCGCGAATCTGAATCATTAGGGTCCGCTTCAACCCTCTTGTCCTGAATGTTGGTGTCTCATGTggtgtgtggcaggtgaactgcATGCACACAAAATGATGGACCCCCCCCAGGTGTTTATGGGACATGTGTGCCTCATAAAATCCAGAGCGAACCAAACAgacaggtcctaataacttcagATTAGTGTTGACGTTAATTGTTAAAGTGCAAAGTAAGCGCAGGCCAACAGGAAAGTGGGGAAGAAGGAAACACCGGAGCACGGTAAAAGGCAACCAGGCCTAATGTGTGCGTCTGCCCCAATCCTGAAGCAGCGCCGGACAAATGGACAAATGTACCAAGGACCCCTACCACCGTCTCCGTACATTCATTAGAACACTTACCCTTGTAGTCTGACAGCTTGATGTCCTTGAACTGCCCATCCACTACGGCCGTGGCTTTAAAGTCTGGGGCAGGCTTCCCAATCGTGGCATTTCCAGAAGACATGGTGGTGACCAATGACTGAGGGTGAGACGGGACAAACATAAGTAACTCAGGACAAATTCATGCAGCTCAAAGGCCATTGTAAGATAAGTGCAGCAGCTGGGTggagcctgggggggggggcaccatCTGGGGCTGCGATAACAAAACCATCTACACGCTGCAGCCAAAGAGCAAACATGACGTTTGGACGTTTAGTGCCTGAGGTCGAAGCAGGGGCGGATTTCACGGATCCTGGAGTGCAGGGTTGAGCAGCTCGTGCAGTCACATGCAAGTCATGTTGAGCCGTGCAGGGAACAACAGCGCATTAGGAAGCTTACATAATCGCGATCAGGCGAACCAGTTAGGTTAATCGTGGTTAAAGTTTGATATTCAAGCACCACTGATCCAACTAATCGAGTCCCTGAAGTTGCTGCAGCTCAGCGGTGCAGTGAATCAAGTGCACACTAAGAAATACCCTCATTTGTGTGTCATGGACATAGTGAGAGGCAGACAAAGGCTAACGCTGCTCTGTCGGTCTCAATGGTTTGTGTAAGCGACGCGCAGCAGACGCCGCTCGGTCAcagttcctctgcagctccaggtcGCTACGCGGAGGAGGTCAGCGACCAGGAGTGGGTCTGTGAGCCTCAGACAACAGACTGAGCCAGAAACAGGCCCACACACTTTCACTACAGAGGAGCAACAGACCCGCAGCGCCCGGTTAGCTAGCACACAGTTAGCTCACGGTTAGCTTCGGCCACCGGACCGGCTTGTTTCGAGCTCGGCTTTGTTCCCGCCTGAACAGCTGCACCGGTCCGAACCGTGCGGGTAAATAAGACACGTTCTCCGAGGGAGACGTGGCGCAAAGGTTCAGTTCACACTCACCTGCGTTTGAGTAAAGTCGTGGAGAAGTGTCGGCTccgtggaggagagaggagaagaagagagaggaggagcgaggaggCGACAGCAAGAAGGAGGCAGGAGCGGAAGTCAAAATGACTCCCCTTCAAAGTAAGAGTTGGGATTTGATTGTGCATCTGCCTCCCTCGGTCCGGGTGAACCACAGAAAATCTTATGAGACTTAAATGAATTCAAATTATTCTGTTAATTAAATGATCTTACATCAATCACAGAGTTATGTGCACTGAAATCCATACACAACAAACAGTGGTGTAAATAGATTTTGTCAAgttcagtatatatatattaaacattttttataattcattcatttgcaaagattacaaattcaaacaaaattCATTGTTTTAAAGCCTCTAACTAAATAATGttaaacatttaacaacattagaaaatacaacattaaCGTGCAGAAAATGATATGACTGCCTATGAGAGTTACCGAATCACTAATCAAATGATGTGTATTTTCCATCCCTCCATACATCTTCTATgctgtttatcctttgaggggcATGGGGGTATGCGGGTAAGGAGGGGAAGGGGGTGTAATTTTATACACACGTATTGACTCCCGAGCCAACAGCAGTTAAATTGTGAAGCGCCATTTCGCGTTTTGCTCCCACCTAAATCTTATTGAAAACTGACCTCTGCAAGAGAGAAATCTCAGAGGATGAAGATCTGAAGATTGACGAGTTAAATCAAAGCACAATTTCAAAGTACTTAAATTCAAATTTCTtcactttaaaggttcagtgtgtataatttagggacatctagtggtgaaggtgcatgttgcagatgaatacccctcacctcaccctccccttcacAACAAAGAAGAGAACCCCTGGTAGCTGTCAGTTTTCATAAAACCTCAAAAggtctttagtttgtccagtgtgggctactgttaaaaaacatggcggccttcGTAGAGAGGACCgtctcccgatgtaaatatcaagtatttaaatataaagggcccattctagggtaaaga
Protein-coding regions in this window:
- the prdx2 gene encoding peroxiredoxin-2; the protein is MSSGNATIGKPAPDFKATAVVDGQFKDIKLSDYKGKYVVFFFYPLDFTFVCPTEIVAFSDRAEEFRNIGCEVIGCSVDSHFSHLAWINTPRKQGGLGKMKIPLVADLTKSISRDYGVLKEDDGIAYRGLFVIDDKGTLRQITINDLPVGRSVDETLRLVQAFQHTDKHGEVCPAGWKPGSDTIIPDVDKSKEFFSKQ